A single region of the Nicotiana sylvestris chromosome 6, ASM39365v2, whole genome shotgun sequence genome encodes:
- the LOC104228009 gene encoding arogenate dehydratase 1, translating into MQSLSPSSGISLKSLIRKTTPPPGQTHRFDPVRFVIQCGHRSDSANTSASTVNTNGAPTSYNFAGHVGSSRADWQSSCAILASKVVSQQQDTEKTGDITVVNGHKTLDLVPIDNLPKPLTITDLSPAPMHGAQMRVAYQGVPGAYSEAAAGKAYPNCEAIPCDQFEVAFQAVELWIADRAVLPVENSLGGSIHRNYDLLLRHRLHIVGEVQLPVHHCLLALPGVRKEYLTRVISHPQALAQCELTLTKLGINVSREAVDDTAGAAEYIAANNLRDTAAIASARAAELYGLQILAEGIQDDSSNVTRFVMLARDPIIPRTDRPFKTSIVFAHDKGTSVLFKVLSAFAFRNISLTKIESRPHRNRPIRLVDDANVGTAKHFEYMFYVDFEASMADVRAQNALAEVQEFTSFLRVLGSYPMDMTPWCPSREE; encoded by the coding sequence ATGCAATCCCTTAGTCCGTCATCTGGTATAAGTCTCAAATCCTTAATCCGGAAAACAACGCCGCCGCCGGGTCAAACCCACCGGTTCGACCCCGTTCGTTTTGTTATCCAATGCGGACACCGCTCCGACTCGGCTAACACGAGCGCTAGCACTGTGAATACCAACGGCGCTCCGACGAGCTACAACTTCGCCGGCCACGTCGGCTCGTCAAGAGCTGACTGGCAGAGCTCTTGTGCCATTCTGGCTAGTAAGGTTGTCTCGCAGCAGCAGGATACTGAGAAAACCGGCGACATCACCGTTGTGAACGGCCACAAAACTCTGGATCTCGTTCCTATTGATAACCTCCCCAAGCCGCTCACAATCACTGACCTCTCTCCTGCGCCGATGCACGGCGCTCAGATGCGCGTGGCCTATCAAGGCGTACCTGGCGCGTACAGTGAAGCTGCTGCTGGAAAGGCTTATCCTAACTGCGAAGCCATACCTTGCGATCAATTTGAGGTTGCATTTCAAGCCGTAGAACTCTGGATCGCAGATCGTGCAGTACTCCCGGTAGAAAATTCTCTAGGAGGTTCCATTCACCGAAACTACGATCTCCTCCTGCGTCACCGCCTCCATATCGTCGGTGAGGTCCAGCTCCCCGTCCACCATTGCCTCTTAGCTCTTCCAGGCGTTCGTAAAGAGTACCTAACCAGAGTTATAAGCCATCCACAAGCCTTAGCCCAGTGCGAGCTCACTCTCACAAAACTCGGCATCAACGTATCTCGTGAAGCCGTCGACGATACAGCCGGAGCAGCGGAGTACATCGCCGCCAACAATCTCCGCGATACAGCCGCAATCGCTTCCGCACGCGCCGCCGAACTGTACGGTCTACAGATCCTAGCGGAGGGAATCCAGGACGATTCAAGCAACGTGACTCGGTTCGTGATGTTAGCGAGAGACCCGATAATTCCACGAACAGACCGGCCATTCAAGACGAGCATAGTCTTCGCACACGACAAGGGAACGAGCGTGTTATTCAAAGTGCTATCAGCTTTTGCGTTCCGGAATATCAGCTTGACAAAGATCGAGTCACGGCCACATCGGAACCGGCCAATTCGGTTGGTGGATGATGCGAATGTGGGAACAGCGAAGCATTTTGAGTACATGTTCTACGTAGATTTTGAAGCGTCAATGGCGGACGTGAGGGCACAGAATGCATTGGCTGAAGTTCAGGAGTTCACATCTTTCTTGAGGGTATTGGGTAGCTATCCTATGGACATGACTCCTTGGTGTCCTTCTAGGGAAGAGTAA
- the LOC138871229 gene encoding uncharacterized mitochondrial protein AtMg00860-like: protein MAMSGLPRIEWRGSLGYVPSRVISYFKAQRMVGKGCLLHLAFVRDVGADTPTIDSVLMIQKEHAQHFRIVLQRLMENKLYAKFSKCDFWLSSVAFLGHVVSSEGIQVDPKKIEAVQSWPKPSSAMEIQSLLGLASYYRRFVDRFLSIGSPLTKLIQKGATFRLSDECEESF, encoded by the exons ATGGCGATGTCGGGGTTGCCAaggattgagtggagaggttctctaggctatgttcccagcagagtgatttcatattttaaggcccaacggatggttgggaaggggtgcTTATTgcatttagcctttgtgagggatgttggtgctgatactcctactattgattctgttctgaTGAT CCAGAAGGAGCATGCCCAACATTTTAGGATTGTGTTGCAACGACTGATGGAGAacaagctttatgccaagttctccaagtgtgatttttggcttagttcagtggcgttcttggggcacgtggtttCTAGTGAggggattcaggtggatccaaaaaagattgaggcagttcagagttggcccaaaccgtcctcagctaTGGAAATTCAGAGCCTTCTCGGCTTGGCCAGTTATTATCGTCGCTTCGTAGACAGGTTTTTGTCTATTggatcgcccttgaccaaattgatcCAGAAGGGTGCTACTTTCAGGTTGTCAGATGAATGTgaagagagcttttag